The genomic stretch GCGCGCCGACGCAGATTCTGGCGCGCAATGATCCCCCGCCACAGGCGGTGGCGACGCGGCCAGCCCAGCAGCTGGCACAATCTGCACCTTCATCTGCTGGTGCAGCAGCGGCGGCCGAGCCGGAAGAGGAAGCCGAAAAAGAGCAGGAAGAGCCATCGTCCCGGCCAAGACGCACATTGCGCGATTAGGCTTGCGGCCTGAAAACCGGACTTTTTCGCTAAAAATGTTCGCGTTGCGTTCGAACCCCGGTATGGTCGGCCCATGTCAAAAACGATTCGTATTCTGGGAATTGATCCGGGCCTGCGCTGTGCGGGCTGGGGCCTGATTGAAGTGCACTCAGGGCGCCTCGGATTTGTGGCAAGCGGAACAATCAAGCCGGATGTGAAGCAAACCCTTGCGCAGCGTCTGGCAAGCCTGTGCGATGCCTTGCAGGATATCGTGAAGCGTGAAGCGCCCGATATGGCCGCTGTGGAAGAAACCTTCGTCAATTCAAATCCGCGCGCCGCCCTGACACTTGGTCAGGCGCGGGGCGTATGCCTGGCGGCGCCTGCCATGGCAGGCGTGCCGGTGGCAGAATACCCGGCAAACACGATCAAGAAATCGGTTGTCGGCGCAGGCCATGCCGGCAAGGAGCAGGTGCAGGCCATGGTGCGCGTGCTCTTGCCGATGTCCGGCAAGCAGGGGGCTGATGCCGCTGACGCGCTGGCCGTTGCCATCTGCCATGCCCATCATGCAGCATTTGCCCACAGGAGGTCTGCATGATTGGTCATTTGCAGGGTACGGTCTTCAGTGTCGGGACGGAAACAGCCGTCATCAGCGTGTCGGGTGTCGGCTATGAGGTGAATGCCATGGCCCGCACCCTTGACCGGTTGACGCCGGGGGAGGCCACGTCTCTCGCGATCGAGACGATGGTCCGGGAAGATTTTATCCGCCTTTATGCGTTTACAGACGAATCTGAGCGGCAGAGTTTTCGTCTCCTGCAAACAGTGCAGGGCGTTGGCGCAAAAGCCGCTCTGGCAATTCTTCAGGTGCTGACACCAGCAGCCCTGCTGGACGCCATCTCTGTTGATGATCATGCTGCCATCGCCAGGGCGCAAGGTGTCGGCAAGAAAATTGCCACACGCATCACGTCAGAACTGGCAGGCAAGACACCCGATCTGATGGCACTGGTCTCGGGGCATCAGGCGCTGGCCGGCGCATTGGGGACACAGGCAGGTATGGGTGTGAAAGAAGATGAAGTCCCGAGCGATACGGGCGTGAAGGCAGACGCAGTCTCCGCCCTTGTCAATCTGGGGTATGACAGCGTGGCAGCCCGCCAGGCTGTGGCCCAGGCGGTGCGGGAGAACAGCGCAGCTTCCGTGCAGGAACTGATCACGACCAGCCTGAAAGGACTGTCCACAGCATGATGACGGCTGGAGAAAATGACCGCGTCATAGATGGTGCACGGCGGCCGGAAGACGCTGATGCGGCGCTGCGGCCCAAGCGTCTTGATGATTTTGTCGGGCAGGCGCAGGCCAAGGACAATTTGCGCATTTTTGTCGAGGCAGCGGCCCGGCGCGCAGAGGCCATGGACCATGTTCTGTTTCATGGCCCGCCGGGTCTGGGCAAAACAACGCTTGCGCATATCGTTGCCAATGAACTCGGGGTGAATTTTCGGGCAACGTCAGGGCCTGTGATTACCAAGGCTGGTGACCTCGCTGCCCTGCTGACAAACCTTGAGCCAAGAGATGTTCTGTTTATTGACGAAATTCACCGCCTGACACCGGGCGTCGAGGAAGTTCTTTATCCGGCGATGGAGGATTACGAGCTTGATCTGCTGATCGGAGAGGGGCCATCAGCGCGCTCAGTCAAGATAGACCTGCCCCGCTTTACCCTGATCGGGGCGACGACCCGGTCGGGACTGTTGACCAAGCCGCTGCTTGACCGGTTCGGTATTCCGGTCCGACTTGATTTTTATACTGAGGAAGAATTATCCGGCATTGTCGCCCGTGGGGCGGTAAAGCTGGGCGTGCAAATGCTGGCCGATGGCGCACTGGAAATCGCACGCCGGGCGCGCGGGACACCGCGCGTCGCCGGGCGTCTTTTGCGCCGCGTGCGTGATGTGGCGCTGGTGGAAGATGCGCCGGTCATCAACAGGGCCGTCGCCGACAGGGCGCTGACGCGCCTTGAGGTCGACAATCTCGGGCTTGATATGCTGGACCGTCGTTATTTGCGGCTGATTGCCGAGCATTTCGGTGGCGGGCCTGTTGGCGTGGAAACCATTGCGGCCTCACTGGCCGAGGCGCGTGATGCGGTGGAAGATGTGATTGAGCCATTCCTGTTGCAGCAGGGGTTGATACAGCGCACGCCAAGAGGGCGTCTGCTTGCCTCCCGGGCTTGGGCGCATCTTGGTCTCGCCATGCCGAAAACAGAAGCAGACATGTTCGGAAAGTAATCATG from Parvularcula sp. IMCC14364 encodes the following:
- the ruvC gene encoding crossover junction endodeoxyribonuclease RuvC, with amino-acid sequence MSKTIRILGIDPGLRCAGWGLIEVHSGRLGFVASGTIKPDVKQTLAQRLASLCDALQDIVKREAPDMAAVEETFVNSNPRAALTLGQARGVCLAAPAMAGVPVAEYPANTIKKSVVGAGHAGKEQVQAMVRVLLPMSGKQGADAADALAVAICHAHHAAFAHRRSA
- the ruvA gene encoding Holliday junction branch migration protein RuvA; protein product: MIGHLQGTVFSVGTETAVISVSGVGYEVNAMARTLDRLTPGEATSLAIETMVREDFIRLYAFTDESERQSFRLLQTVQGVGAKAALAILQVLTPAALLDAISVDDHAAIARAQGVGKKIATRITSELAGKTPDLMALVSGHQALAGALGTQAGMGVKEDEVPSDTGVKADAVSALVNLGYDSVAARQAVAQAVRENSAASVQELITTSLKGLSTA
- the ruvB gene encoding Holliday junction branch migration DNA helicase RuvB codes for the protein MTAGENDRVIDGARRPEDADAALRPKRLDDFVGQAQAKDNLRIFVEAAARRAEAMDHVLFHGPPGLGKTTLAHIVANELGVNFRATSGPVITKAGDLAALLTNLEPRDVLFIDEIHRLTPGVEEVLYPAMEDYELDLLIGEGPSARSVKIDLPRFTLIGATTRSGLLTKPLLDRFGIPVRLDFYTEEELSGIVARGAVKLGVQMLADGALEIARRARGTPRVAGRLLRRVRDVALVEDAPVINRAVADRALTRLEVDNLGLDMLDRRYLRLIAEHFGGGPVGVETIAASLAEARDAVEDVIEPFLLQQGLIQRTPRGRLLASRAWAHLGLAMPKTEADMFGK